The Methanobrevibacter sp. DNA segment GACCTTTTCTTCAGGATTATTGATTGTTATACTGTCGTCTTTGATTATTTCATTGACAGTTTCGTTGAAATGGAATCTGATGTTTTTTTCCTTTAGGATTTCAATTACATTCTGAACATATGGCTGGTGGAAGTATTTCAATGCCATATCCCCTCTGATGATTACATCAGCTTCAAGGCCAGCCTCTGCAAGTATTGAAGCGAATTCCATTCCTACAAAGCCGGCACCTATGATGATTGCATGCTTTGGAAGCTCGTCAATGTCCAAAAAGTCAGTGCTGTCATGGAGGTATTCCTTTCCCGAAATGTCTGGAATGACCGGTTTCAATCCTGTACAGATGACTATCTTTTCTGTTGTGAATTGCTCATCTCCAACTTGAACGGTATGCTCATCAATGATGATTCCCTTTCCATGAGCTGTGTCAAGGTCATATTCCTTGAACTTATTGTCTAAAAATGGTGCCATTCCTGCAATGCGCTCACGTTTCAATTTCATAAGGTCCGGCCAGTTCACTTCAAAGTCACCTGATTTTCCACAGCCTTCAAAATTCTCTCCCAATGCCTTTATTTCATAAGGGGCGTCAAGCAATGCCTTTGAGTTGCATCCTCTGTTTGCACAGGTTCCACCGTATAGGCTTTCCTCCACAATCAATATCTTAAGGCCAGCCTTTCTTAGGAAACGGCCTCCCTGCCATGCTGCATTTCCACTTCCAATATATATTACATCATAATCCATTTCAATCATCTGATATTGTTTTAAAATTACTATATTATTTGTATTAAATAGTATAAATTATTATCTTTATGCCTCTTTAATTGATTATACTTATATGATGGAGAACTCCTATTCATTTTTTTATTATCTTTCTGAATCTAAACATCTCCTCATCCATTCCTTCATCATCTGAATGTTCACAGTCCTCTTCGTTTGGATCTGGATTGTATTTGTTGTAAAACTCTACAATATCGAATCCGCATCTGTTTACATAGAAGTGTATGTTTCGCTTTTCAAAGTAAGGTGTTACAGTTTCCCAAACCCTAACTTCCGGATGAATCTTTTCTATTTCACACCATGCAGCAAATCCGATTCCTTTGCTGTGGGCTTTAGGAGAAACGAATAGAATCAATAATTCCCCTTCTTCTCCATTCACTTTAATTATTGCGCCGCCCACTATTTCATTGTCAAGCATTATGCGATATGCTTCCCCTTCCTCTATGGATTTTTCTATGGTATCTCTTGCTATGATCTGTCCATCTTCTTCAAAGTTATCGTATAATCGTCCAAATTCTTCCAAAGCACCATAATTGAATGCTTCCTGATTATCAATTATAAATTGCTCTTTATCATCATCCTCCAATGGTTCAAGTGAAATATTGGCCTTTTCCTTATTCATATCCCATCACCATCATAAAATTGTTAAAAATGATTATTAATTAATTTAGTTTAATATTAAAAAAAGTTTTTCATTTGCTTTGAAAGATTAAATAAAAATTTTAAATTAAAATAGTTGGAATTGTTTTTAAAGTCGAAAAATAGCATAAGATTATTAAAAATATAGGTCTGTTAATAATTAAAAAAGTTAAAAAAAGAAAAAAAAGCAAATTGAGAAGAATTATAATTCTCCTCTTGCCCTTCTCTCATCGAGAAGCTTCAATCCGATTTCTCCCAATTTGTATTTCTGGATCTTACCGCTTGTGGTAAGTGGGAACTCGTCTACAAAGAATACATATTTAGGAACTTTGTATCTTGCAATCTTACCGATGCAGAAGTCTCTGATGTCAGCTTCGGTAACATCTTCGAATCCAGGCTCTCTGATGATGAATGCTCCTACCAATTCACCGTACTTTTCATCAGGAATACCTGCCACCTGAACATCCTGCACGCATTCGTGGGTGAAAAGATATTCTTCGATTTCCCTTGGATAGATGTTCTCTCCACCACGGATGATCATGTCCTTGATACGTCCTACAATGGAGTAGTATCCCTCTTCATCAACGGTTGCCAAGTCACCGGAGTGTAGCCATCCGTCAGGTTCGATGGTTTCAGCGGTCTTTTCAGGCATGTTGTAGTATCCTTTCATCACGTTGAATCCTCTGCACATGATCTCTCCGGTTTCTCCAGGTCCAAGCTCTTCGCCGGTTTCAGGATCTACAATCTTCACTTCAATGTTAGGGAACTTTCTTCCCACGGTATTGATCTTTTTCTCAAATGAATCAGCGGCATTGGTTTGTGTAAATCCAGGTCCCGCTTCTGTAAGTCCGTATACGCTGGTAATCTCGGTCATGTTCATCTTATTGATTGCATCCTTCATTGTCTCAACGGGACAGGTGGAACCTGCCATGATACCTGTTCTAAGTGATGACATGTCAAACATCTCAAACATAGGATGGTTCATCATGCCTATGAACATTGTAGGCACTCCATAAACGGAGGTACATTTTTCCTTTTGAATTGATGAAATTGCAAGAAGAGGGTCATATTCCTCAAGCACAACCATGGTGGATCCATGGGTGATTACTGCCATTACGCCGAGTACAGTTCCGAAACAGTGGAATAATGGCACTTGTAATAGAAGTCTGTCATTAGGAGTATAGTTCATGTTCTCTCCAATGTAATATCCGTCATTTAGAATGTTACGGCTGGTAAGCATTACTCCCTTAGGGAATCCTTCGGTACCGCTTGTATATTGCATATTGATTACGTCATTTTGTGTGACTGCATCCTTAATCTTTTGATATTCCTCTTCATCATAGTTCATTCCAAGGAGCAATAATTCGTTTGTGTTGAACATTCCCCTGTGCTTTTCCTGTCCCACATGGATTATGTACTTCAAGTAAGGGAACTTTTCGCTGTTCAAATTGCCTCTTGCGCTTGTAAGCATTTCCGGCACAAGTTCGTGGATGATGTCAAAGTAGCTTGTGTCCCTGAATCCGTCGGTCATTCCGATTGCCTTCATTTCGGATTGGCCTAATACATATTCCAGTTCATGGGATTGGTAAGCTGTGTTGACGGTTACAATAGCTGCACCGATTTTGGCGCATGCAAACATAAATGTAAGCCATTCCGGCACGTTTTTAGCCCAGATTCCCACACGGTCTCCAGGTTCGATTCCAATTGATAGCATTCCTTTAGCTAAATTGTCTACCCTTTCATCGAACTCCTTATATGTAAATCTTAGGTTTCTGTCGGGATAAACGATAAATTCATGATCAGGTTGCTTTTCAACCATATTTTCGAAGAATTTACCAATAGGAAGTTCAGTAAATAGTTCACTCATATTTTCACCC contains these protein-coding regions:
- a CDS encoding AMP-binding protein: MSELFTELPIGKFFENMVEKQPDHEFIVYPDRNLRFTYKEFDERVDNLAKGMLSIGIEPGDRVGIWAKNVPEWLTFMFACAKIGAAIVTVNTAYQSHELEYVLGQSEMKAIGMTDGFRDTSYFDIIHELVPEMLTSARGNLNSEKFPYLKYIIHVGQEKHRGMFNTNELLLLGMNYDEEEYQKIKDAVTQNDVINMQYTSGTEGFPKGVMLTSRNILNDGYYIGENMNYTPNDRLLLQVPLFHCFGTVLGVMAVITHGSTMVVLEEYDPLLAISSIQKEKCTSVYGVPTMFIGMMNHPMFEMFDMSSLRTGIMAGSTCPVETMKDAINKMNMTEITSVYGLTEAGPGFTQTNAADSFEKKINTVGRKFPNIEVKIVDPETGEELGPGETGEIMCRGFNVMKGYYNMPEKTAETIEPDGWLHSGDLATVDEEGYYSIVGRIKDMIIRGGENIYPREIEEYLFTHECVQDVQVAGIPDEKYGELVGAFIIREPGFEDVTEADIRDFCIGKIARYKVPKYVFFVDEFPLTTSGKIQKYKLGEIGLKLLDERRARGEL
- a CDS encoding NAD(P)/FAD-dependent oxidoreductase, producing the protein MDYDVIYIGSGNAAWQGGRFLRKAGLKILIVEESLYGGTCANRGCNSKALLDAPYEIKALGENFEGCGKSGDFEVNWPDLMKLKRERIAGMAPFLDNKFKEYDLDTAHGKGIIIDEHTVQVGDEQFTTEKIVICTGLKPVIPDISGKEYLHDSTDFLDIDELPKHAIIIGAGFVGMEFASILAEAGLEADVIIRGDMALKYFHQPYVQNVIEILKEKNIRFHFNETVNEIIKDDSITINNPEEKVLNLEKALNTDDELRDPDAKIDNKAYENGFTVKCESGLELTGDYVISAMGREANVENIGLENVGLPYTKRGIKVNEYLQTDVPNIYACGDVADSGIAKLVTVAIHQSKYLGKALAEENPDKIIYPVVPAVAYTIPRIATVGVPAFVAEEMDEYEVHRIRYGKSYSLELKNDRTAEAKVIVDKDLQIVGAEIYAADAENVANMFTFIINQKISLDELDDMIYAFPSSSSVCLYKLHNIHYKF
- a CDS encoding GNAT family N-acetyltransferase, giving the protein MNKEKANISLEPLEDDDKEQFIIDNQEAFNYGALEEFGRLYDNFEEDGQIIARDTIEKSIEEGEAYRIMLDNEIVGGAIIKVNGEEGELLILFVSPKAHSKGIGFAAWCEIEKIHPEVRVWETVTPYFEKRNIHFYVNRCGFDIVEFYNKYNPDPNEEDCEHSDDEGMDEEMFRFRKIIKK